From Toxorhynchites rutilus septentrionalis strain SRP chromosome 2, ASM2978413v1, whole genome shotgun sequence, a single genomic window includes:
- the LOC129764909 gene encoding uncharacterized protein LOC129764909 translates to MQSLFCIILLLWTVLASISAEHLCNRKSRLSNCRNNELNYEIEMDGPNGEIIVLKQNFKQMTTTLPPSLLSSFNLRTPFRELANGISNLGSRVRMDVQRRRENFRDMLGNLRSRIGRTASESKGKRKPPSRKKVGQRMKVKKDVDEVIPIEE, encoded by the exons ATGCAAAGTCTGTTTTGTATAATCTTACTCCTCTGGACGGTGCTTGCGTCCATTTCTGCAG AACACCTTTGCAACAGAAAGTCCCGTCTATCAAACTGTCGGAACAATGAGCTCAACTATGAAATCGAAATGGATGGACCAAATGGGGAAATAATTGTGCTCAAAcagaacttcaaacaaatgacaaCCACACTTCCGCCGTCGCTGCTTTCGTCATTCAACCTGAGGACACCATTCAGGGAGCTGGCCAACGGTATCTCCAACTTAGGCAGCCGGGTGAGGATGGACGTCCAGCGACGGCGTGAGAATTTCCGCGATATGCTCGGTAACCTAAGATCGCGAATAGGTCGAACTGCGAGCGAAAGTAAGGGTAAGCGCAAACCACCGAGCCGGAAAAAAGTTGGACAACGAATGAAGGTTAAAAAGGATGTCGATGAGGTAATACCAATCGAAGAATAA
- the LOC129771110 gene encoding T-cell immunoglobulin and mucin domain-containing protein 2-like isoform X2, with translation MGLRWAITAKVILTVVTLQLVNAANGYKLNVDTSPEKEMKNMTCESYCGHCGCAGTFFAQENKCVCACDNHAEPDCIAEIQEKKDTFGLDYTFMVRSSLPGQPPVQKAHIRVARQSRPRARTRPTRTRRTRRPRRNRARNSTTTATTTTTTEATTTTTAEATTTT, from the exons ATGGGGTTGAGGTGGGCGATCACGGCAAAAGTGATCCTTACTGTTGTTACCCTCCAGTTGGTGAACGCGGCCAATGGGTACAAACTGAATGTGGATACTTCGCCGGAGaaggaaatgaaaaatatgacgTGCGAGTCATACTGTGGCCATTGTGGCTGTGCCGGGACCTTTTTCGCACAGGAAAATAAGTGCGTTTGCGCTTGCGACAATCATG CTGAACCTGACTGTATAGCAGAGATCCAAGAAAAGAAGGACACCTTTGGGTTGGATTACACTTTCATGGTGCGAAGTTCTTTGCCAGGTCAACCGCCGGTACAGAAGGCGCATATTCGTGTAGCTAGACAGTCCAGACCTCGTGCGCGTACTCGCCCGACACGTACCCGTCGAACCAGGAGACCACGACGGAATCGTGCCCGTAATAGTACTACAACCGCTACGACCACCACAACCACTGAAGCCACCACGACCACAACTGCTGAAGCAACAACGACCACTTAG
- the LOC129771110 gene encoding uncharacterized protein LOC129771110 isoform X1, whose translation MGLRWAITAKVILTVVTLQLVNAANGYKLNVDTSPEKEMKNMTCESYCGHCGCAGTFFAQENKCVCACDNHDPDFLGKLRETNNQVGLSYAVEIQGSDGRPPNGKHIRVPRQASTRIPWRHRSTPRRLRSRSTTRRRLRRTRSTTTAATTAEPTTTTTTPRPLKLLFVY comes from the exons ATGGGGTTGAGGTGGGCGATCACGGCAAAAGTGATCCTTACTGTTGTTACCCTCCAGTTGGTGAACGCGGCCAATGGGTACAAACTGAATGTGGATACTTCGCCGGAGaaggaaatgaaaaatatgacgTGCGAGTCATACTGTGGCCATTGTGGCTGTGCCGGGACCTTTTTCGCACAGGAAAATAAGTGCGTTTGCGCTTGCGACAATCATG ATCCCGACTTCCTAGGGAAGCTCAGGGAAACGAATAATCAAGTGGGATTAAGCTATGCCGTCGAAATACAAGGATCCGATGGGCGTCCTCCAAATGGAAAACATATTCGGGTGCCTCGGCAGGCTTCCACAAGAATACCTTGGCGTCATCGGAGTACGCCTAGACGCCTACGATCGCGAAGCACAACCCGGCGTCGTCTTCGTCGTACCAGATCTACTACCACTGCAGCCACAACTGCGGAACCCACGACAACAACAACCACTCCACGCCCTTTGAAACTACTATTTGTGTACTAA